One part of the Magnetococcales bacterium genome encodes these proteins:
- a CDS encoding SPOR domain-containing protein gives MPQIQNDDKSEPSVSLSHTLKTIRNGLQMRPQRGWGVVFALVYWSMVGAAGVTATMPIISLFKSPTEAESGLSQQTETYEGDESSVAGGPPPVPEMKEAVQVTDLESPDAQAGTASPTPATPESAVSEVDLAELQSQDLEKLAESSPASSAPTPAAVKKSTTEDSATASTPDTAAPDASLESWTQAVTEQQTAPDQNEESVEDGKTFKGNVDDELAAAGIEIVELALLEAEEAAAKARQKKGVQDVLSALPQITKLPPVQAGRHFVLVESSPDAARVQAATAQLSALGITPLTSGSTYLEQRYTHVLTGPFATSGASIQAARLLTEQTRLDTFPLIANKTHQPGEQMDPTKALIPPDDFPVFQDGHFMIVAGSFTSAFNLAQTQNLLTGYGILHTVEKTDVKGRTFQRVLVGPFATHQQAELGLPILQMRLQLDARVIKLETPRKAVRLWQPPEKRALLAARQQPVSPSKSDTSMVLAEPPKQEEILPIHRGQPPNDKSRLVQRAEKAVHTPMDTNRSAQQAQKIVHSPKDTNKSAQQAEDIVHTPIVKNWTVQQGEKIVHAPVTAPNPWETQETDLTVAKDVTGQYAVLVGVFNHQSDADHTLNQLTREGVKYFLKEADVGGRRFIQVLVGPFNKREEAKTVADQVRDQTGLLTYCIGI, from the coding sequence ATGCCTCAAATTCAGAATGACGACAAATCCGAGCCATCGGTCTCTTTGTCGCATACGCTGAAGACCATTCGAAACGGGTTGCAGATGCGGCCCCAACGCGGATGGGGCGTGGTCTTTGCCCTGGTCTACTGGAGCATGGTGGGTGCCGCCGGTGTCACGGCCACCATGCCCATCATCTCCCTCTTCAAAAGTCCCACCGAAGCCGAAAGCGGTCTCTCGCAACAAACTGAAACATATGAAGGAGATGAAAGTTCCGTAGCGGGAGGTCCACCCCCGGTCCCCGAGATGAAAGAGGCCGTACAGGTGACCGATCTGGAATCTCCGGATGCCCAGGCAGGCACGGCATCACCGACTCCGGCAACCCCGGAATCAGCCGTCTCCGAAGTCGATCTGGCGGAACTCCAATCCCAGGACCTCGAAAAGCTTGCCGAGTCATCCCCGGCATCATCCGCACCGACTCCTGCTGCTGTCAAAAAGTCAACGACCGAGGATTCCGCAACCGCATCCACGCCGGACACCGCTGCGCCGGATGCCTCCCTGGAATCGTGGACGCAGGCAGTCACCGAACAACAAACAGCTCCCGACCAGAATGAAGAGTCTGTCGAGGATGGCAAAACCTTCAAGGGTAATGTAGACGATGAACTGGCCGCAGCCGGCATCGAGATTGTGGAACTAGCCCTTCTGGAAGCCGAGGAAGCGGCCGCAAAAGCGCGTCAGAAAAAGGGGGTGCAGGATGTCCTGTCGGCCCTGCCCCAGATCACAAAACTCCCGCCCGTTCAGGCTGGACGGCATTTTGTCCTGGTTGAATCTTCCCCGGATGCAGCCCGGGTTCAAGCCGCAACGGCGCAACTGTCTGCCCTGGGCATCACGCCCCTGACCAGTGGATCCACCTATCTGGAACAGCGGTATACCCATGTTCTGACCGGCCCGTTTGCCACCTCCGGCGCGTCGATCCAGGCCGCCCGCCTGCTGACGGAACAAACCCGGCTTGACACGTTTCCCCTCATTGCCAACAAAACCCATCAGCCCGGGGAACAGATGGATCCCACCAAGGCACTGATTCCTCCAGATGATTTTCCCGTGTTCCAGGATGGTCACTTCATGATTGTCGCCGGTTCCTTCACGAGCGCCTTCAATCTGGCCCAGACACAAAACCTGTTGACCGGATACGGCATTCTGCACACGGTGGAAAAGACGGATGTCAAGGGCCGCACCTTCCAGCGGGTGCTTGTCGGACCGTTCGCCACCCACCAACAGGCTGAGCTGGGTCTGCCCATTCTCCAGATGCGCCTGCAACTGGATGCCCGGGTCATCAAGCTGGAAACACCACGCAAAGCGGTCCGGCTGTGGCAACCACCCGAAAAAAGGGCCCTGTTGGCAGCCCGCCAACAGCCAGTATCGCCCTCAAAATCCGATACATCCATGGTATTGGCCGAGCCGCCAAAACAGGAAGAGATCCTCCCGATTCACCGTGGCCAACCGCCGAATGACAAAAGCAGGCTCGTGCAACGGGCCGAAAAAGCTGTCCATACGCCAATGGACACAAACAGGTCAGCGCAACAGGCCCAGAAAATCGTCCATTCACCAAAGGACACAAACAAATCAGCGCAACAGGCCGAAGATATTGTTCATACACCAATCGTCAAAAATTGGACAGTACAACAGGGCGAAAAAATTGTCCATGCGCCTGTGACGGCACCCAACCCATGGGAAACTCAAGAGACGGATTTGACTGTCGCCAAAGATGTGACGGGGCAATATGCCGTTCTGGTCGGCGTTTTCAACCACCAGAGTGATGCCGACCACACCCTGAACCAACTGACTCGCGAAGGAGTCAAATATTTCCTGAAAGAAGCCGACGTGGGCGGGCGTCGTTTCATCCAGGTCCTGGTGGGGCCGTTCAACAAACGGGAAGAGGCCAAGACAGTTGCCGATCAGGTGCGCGATCAAACCGGATTGCTCACCTATTGCATCGGTATTTAG